From Strongyloides ratti genome assembly S_ratti_ED321, scaffold srae_chrx_scaffold0000002:
gttataattaatttttatttcttttattattttcaagttttatttaagtatccattgttttatattttaatattacatttgTCATTGATATATCattagtttttaaattattaatttattacaatagtaatatatatattttagatataaatatgaaaCAACTATCTTATCATACTTGTTTAATTGTCTTAatgtatttaattaatttttttttttgccgTATCCCAATCACTtgtaaatattcttttttttttatttgaacaAGTCGTATTTAcatgataattattatacgcatatatatatatatatatatatatagatatagatatatagatatatttcaaatgcttgtcattattttaatgagCATTTTAAACAGAATTAAGATGGCAGTTTATCTCTTAAATATACTAGTTAATccactttataaaaattcataaatTACTATAATCTAAAGTATATTATTGACAGAAAAGACCTCCAATGGcacattaatatatattaacatttatttaatacataCACAATATATTTGCGATCCGCCAAAattcttcttcttcttcaGTACATTTCTTTTAACCAATGTTTAGACctctatatattttaattatacttcTTTTTAATGCCAAATGTagatacatattttttttggaaaaacgttgtttttatttaaatcatttatcttatatatacaaagttaataataattttattaaaattataatattataatttattttatactttaattgttattattttcttacaaatatatatatatatattaatataaataatatttttttttattttaaaaataatgaataaaatatttattttagaataattaaaaaaaatgttccaCATAATATACATCtgtttaatgtaaaaaaaaaaaaatgctttGTTGTCTTTTAAAAACGTCTCGtagtatttaattttacatgTAACAGAGATATAATAATCTTCATattatatctaaaatattctttggcattttttttttctatcataaTTATACACGCCttttcatcattattatttctattatttttttttttacttttaggttttaaaaattttataaaaattatttatttatttgtggTACCATATAACCAACAATGACTGTTGAATACAAACTTGTTGTCGTTGGAGATGGTGGTGTAGGTAAATCAGCTCTAACAATAAGACTTATTCAAAATCATTTTGTTGAAGAATATGATCCAACAATTGAAGACAGTTATAGAAAACAAGtaagtatattattttttaatattagttataattatattttattattttcaatgtatatatatttttttttaggtacTTATTGAAGGAGAAACATGCCTTCTAGATATTTTAGATACTGCTGGTCAAGAAGAATATAGCGCTATGAGGGATCAATATATGCGTGCCGGTGATGGTTTTCTCCTTGTTTTTGCTGTAAATGAAGTAAAatcatttgaaaatattgCTTCTTTTAGGGATCAAATTATGCGATGCAAAGATAGTGATgatgtaaatttattttattaattatcaattatatatatatatatgtatatgtattataatatatttaggTACCAATGGTTATGGTGTGTAATAAATGTGACCTTCCAACAAGAAATATTTCTCTTAAAGCTATTCAAGATAGTTCACGTGGTTATGGTATTCCATATATTGAAACATCAGCTAAAAATGGTGTTAATGTTGACTCTGCCTTCCATACTTTAGTCATGGAAATTCGCAAACGTCGCCATGTTAAGACAACTAAAAAGAAGAATAAAGGATGTACAATtctttaaattgttaaatactTATTGACATTattaacaactt
This genomic window contains:
- a CDS encoding Ras-like protein 1; protein product: MTVEYKLVVVGDGGVGKSALTIRLIQNHFVEEYDPTIEDSYRKQVLIEGETCLLDILDTAGQEEYSAMRDQYMRAGDGFLLVFAVNEVKSFENIASFRDQIMRCKDSDDVPMVMVCNKCDLPTRNISLKAIQDSSRGYGIPYIETSAKNGVNVDSAFHTLVMEIRKRRHVKTTKKKNKGCTIL